In Erwinia pyrifoliae DSM 12163, the genomic window GCATTCCGCCGGGCTACAGGATATCGACATGATTATGGATATCCCGGTTAAACTGACCGTGGAGCTGGGCCGCACCAAAATGACCATTAAAGAGCTGCTGCGCCTTTCGCAAGGCTCGGTAGTGGCGCTTGACGGGCTAGCCGGTGAGCCGCTGGATATTCTGATCAACGGTTATCTGATTGCCCAGGGCGAGGTGGTAGTAGTCGCCGACAAGTATGGCGTGCGCATTACCGATATCATCACGCCGACTGAACGCATGCGTCGCCTGAGCCGCTAAATGAATAGCAGCCAGCAGCAGCCTGTTACCCCACAGCCGGCGATTTCTACCGGATCTATGCTGACCCAGGTTAGCGGGGTACTGACGGCCATTATTCTTCTGATCTTAGCGATTGCCTGGCTGGCAAAACGCTTCGGTTTTGCCACAAAGCGCAACGGTAGCCAGCAGCTTAATATCAGCGCCAGCTGCCAGCTTGGCCAGCGTGAACGCGTAGTGATCGTGGACGTTGACGATGCACGACTGGTGCTGGGCGTCACTGCCCAACAGGTGACCCATCTGCATACGCTGCCGCCAAAGCCGCTGGAAGACGTCCCGGAACACACCATTGCACCGGCAGATTTCCGTCAGATTCTGCAATCGCTACGCAAAAACTACGGCAAGAAACCATGAAACGCCTTATTCCCCTGCTGTTACCTGCCCTGTTAATGCTGGCACCCAACGTTTATGCCCAGCTGCCGGGGCTGGTCAGCCAGCCGACGGCGAACGGCGGGCAAAGCTGGTCGCTGCCGGTGCAGACGCTGGTTTTTATCACCTCGCTCACCTTCCTTCCCGCGATCCTGCTAATGATGACCAGCTTTACGCGCATCATCATCGTATTTGGCCTGCTGCGTAACGCCCTCGGCACACCTTCCGCTCCGCCGAATCAGGTGTTACTCGGTCTGTCACTGTTTCTGACCTTCTTTATTATGGGGCCGGTGTTCGACAAAATGTATACCGATGCCTATCAGCCGTTCAGTGAAGACAAAATCAGCATGCAGGAGGCCATAGATAAGGGTGCGCAACCGCTGCGCGAGTTTATGCTGCGCCAGACGCGTGAAGCTGACCTCGCCCTGTTTGCCCGGCTGGCCAATACGCCGCCGATTGCAGGTCCTGAAGCCGTACCCATGCGTATTTTGCTGCCCGCTTATGTGACCAGCGAACTGAAAACCGCTTTTCAGATAGGCTTCACGGTGTTCATTCCGTTTCTGATTATCGACCTGGTGGTAGCCAGCGTATTAATGGCGCTTGGGATGATGATGGTTCCTCCGGCCACCATCGCGCTGCCCTTCAAACTGATGCTATTTGTCCTGGTCGACGGCTGGCAGCTGCTGGTCAGTTCGCTGGCACAAAGCTTTTATTCCTGACGCGGAGCCACAATTATGACCCCTGAATCGGTAATGGTTATCGGGCACGATGCCATGCAGGTTGCGCTGGCTCTCGCTGCACCACTGCTGCTCGCGGCGCTGGTCAGCGGGCTGCTGATCAGCCTGTTACAGGCCGCAACCCAGATCAACGAACAGACGCTTTCCTTTATTCCCAAGATCCTCGCGGTGGTAACGACCATGATCGTCGCCGGGCCGTGGATGTTAAACCTGTTGCTCGACTATATGCGCAACCTGTTTAATAACCTGCCTTATATGATTGGATAATGATTTTATTTGACAGCAGTCAGCTCATGTTCTGGATAAGCCAGTTGTTCTGGCCGCTGGCGCGCGTGCTGGCACTGATCATGACCGCGCCGCTGCTCAGCGAGAAATCCATTAGCCGCAAGGTGAAAATCGGGCTGGGCGTCATGATTACCTGGGTGCTGATCCCTTCTCTCCCACCCACCAACGTAACTCTTTTCTCCGTTGGGGGCTTTTGGTTGCTGATTCAACAGATCCTGATAGGCGTTGCCATCGGCTTTACCATGCAGTTCGCCTTCGCCGCCGTGCGCACCGCAGGCGAAGTGATTGGTTTGCAGATGGGACTGTCATTTGCCACCTTCTTCGATCCGGGCAGCCGTCTGAATATGCCGGTGCTGGCACGGTTTCTTGATATGCTGGCCATGCTGCTATTTTTGTCCTTCAACGGTCATTTATGGCTTATCTCGATGGTGGCTGACAGCTTTCAGACCCTTCCTATTGGTGGAGAACCACTAAACGGCAATGCTTTTATGGCGCTAACTAAAGCTGCCAATATTATTTTTCTTAATGGTATGAGGTTGGCGTTACCGCTAATCACTTTGTTACTCACCCTGAACCTGGGCCTGGGTTTGTTAAACCGTGTTTCACCGCAGCTATCCGTATTCGCCATCGGTTTTCCCGTGACATTATCAGTAGGGATGATCTTTATCATCCTGATGATGCCGCTGCTCGCCCCTTTCTGTGAACACTTATTCAGCGAAATCTTCGATCTGCTGGCCACGCTACTCGGCAACCTATCCAGTAGATAATCTTTACTATAAGCGCTTTCAGCTTTCGCAACTGTTAAGATAATCGAATGCATTATTACAAGATCTGCACCACTTTTCGCCAACCAGACCTAAGGAAAATCTGATAATTAAGCTACAGCGCTGAAAATCATTCTTATTAAATGTCTGTTAGCGTATTTTATTATCTCAAATCGTTGATTTGTTGCGAATGAGCTTATGTTTAAAAGATACACAACCTCATATTTTTACTGGAATGTTTGCCTAATGTGTTTCAGATTCATTAAGCTTACTTGCCAGCATTGTTAATGTTTATAGCAGGATTATCCTTAAAAAAACGTGTTCAATTTTAAGAATATTCCTATCATGGTTTTTTGGATTTTACGCGATAGTGTTGATGAAGTTGGAAAACTGCATTAAACACCGTGTTAAGTCAGATAGTTACGCATTTTGGTTGCTAAATTACAGATACAGGTGCTACGGCATTTATTGCCATATCAAATCTCAAACTGTCCGTTGGCAAAAAGCGCATTGTTTACCTCGCAGAAGATGACAGCGTTTTGCTAACCTTGAGTAATTATTACTAGCATAAAAACGGAATTTTTACTCGTAGCGCAAATGCGTAATTCATCGTTGAATTTTACCTATAACAAATTGGTGAGGGTCGCTGTTATGCCGACGATTATTATGGATTCATGCAACTATACACGGCTGGGTTTAACTGAATATATGACTGTCAAGGGAGTTAAAAAGAAAAATATATCCCTGATCGATGATATTGCACAGTTACAGAATAAATGCCAGCAGCTGAAGCCCGGTGTCGTGCTTATTAACGAAGACTGCTTTATCCATGAATCGGATGCCAGCGAACGCATCAGGAACATTATTCTTCAGCACCCTGATACGCTATTTTTCATCTTTATGGCCATCTCCAACATCCACTTTGAAGAATATCTTTATGTACGTAACAACCTGATTATCACATCAAAAGCGATTAAAATTTCCACGCTGGACTCCCTGCTCAACGACTATTTTCAGAAAAAATCAAACCTGTCTGTGCGTCATGGCTCACACTCCGAAGTCCATCCGTTGACGCTTAGCCAGACCGAATCAAACATGCTGAAAATGTGGATGTCTGGCCATGATACCATCCAGATATCAGACAAAATGCAAATCAAAGCCAAGACGGTTTCTTCGCATAAAGGCAATATTAAACGCAAGATTAAAACCCATAATAAACAGGTTATTTATCACGTCGTTCGCCTGACCGATAATGTAACAAGCGGCATTTATGTTAACGTAAGATAGGTTCCCCGCCGGGGCTGGCGACCGCCGTTTTTAGCAACATGTTTATTGGCCGTGCCGGTATTGATGGTGACAGAGTGCCTGTTGCCTGAAGTGGTCGATCTGAGAAGTGATGGTTAGCATAACCGTCAAAAAAAACAGCGCTAAATACTTAGCGCTGTTTGACTCACTGTTACCTGTTGACAAGCCGTCAGACATCGGTGAAATTGCCCACCTTTAAACCCACCACCGGCGTTCTGTCCGGCTCCGTATCAGATTTAGCGGTGCAACACATGTTCATTCACTTCATCACCCCTTCGGGCAGTGTTTGCACCGCCCGAAGGGGATAGTGATTGCTGGCACAGAATGCTGAAGCTTAACGGCGAGCAATAACCCAGACGGCGTGTACGATCCCGGGAATATAACCACACAACGTTAGCAAGATATTCAGCCAGAAGGCCCCTGCAAATCCGACCTGCATAAACACGCCAAGCGGCGGTAACAGAATCGCAATAATAATACGTAATAAGTCCATAAAAGCTCCGTCATTTAAATTTCTTTCGGGATTATCCGAACGGGTATTATAGCAACTGAAACACCACTTACCATCTGAGTCGCTGAAATAACAGGGTTTTACTAAGATTCATCTGTCACAGAAAGACTTATTATCTTCAGGTGCATAAATCTCAAGCTGTCCGAACCACGATGGCATGTCCATCAGTCTAAATACCCACAACCCTGCCGGGCAGCCAGATTCCCTGGAAAATCAGGGATGCTTCTCTCTGGTCAGTTCGAAATGCGGGCCGTCTTTCAGTGTCTTCCAGTCACCTCCCCAGACCAGCGGGATATCCAACTGTGCTGCCGCTTTTTTCATTGCTTTTGCTACCAAAGAGAACGCTTCCCAGTCCTGCCAGGGGATGCTGTGATTAACCCAGGGGGCAAGGTCAACCGCATGCCCCGTAAGATGGCGGCTGTTCAGAGTCTGGCTTTTGCCGCTGCTCACCAGCTGACGCTGCCTTGCCGTATTGCGCATGCCTTCGATCACCCGGAAATCAATCTGTGACAGGCGAAGCGCCAGGCGCACAACGTTAACCAGGTCGCCATGCACGCCTCGTAAATTTTGCTCACTGATACGGCTGAAATGATAACGATCCATGATTTATCCTTGATAAATAGAGACAGGGTTTGCCGATCTGCCGCCCGATAAGCCAATATCCGCACTAAGGCTGAATAAGTCAGCGGCAAATACCGACGTATGCACAGGCAATAGGTTGAAAGGTAACTTTATTTTTACGCGCGGGTGCAATAAATTCTCTTGCGTATTAAACAGAAAACCGTTTTTTTTCAGATGGTTGGATAGGGCCATACTGATGGTTTCGCCAGCAGAAATAAGCTTTCTTAGCGGTTTTTTTCAGCCTGACAGAGAGTCAGTACCCGCCAGGACGTTGGGTTTATTATTGGCTGTCGCATGACATATAACCCCCTGGACCACAATCGTTTATCAGACGAGGGTTGAAACGGCATCGCGTACAAAATGGGCTATGATTAATGATTATGCTGCAATTTTTTCCTGTAGCGCCCCATTATGAGGTATCGCCAATGCCCACATTGCAGGACCCTTTAATTATCGTCACCGACCTTGACGGCTCCTTGCTCGATCACCACACCTACAGCTGGCAGCCGGCCGAAGCGTGGCTGAAACGCTTGCAGGCACATCAGATACCGCTGGTTATCTGCTCCAGCAAAACCGCCGCAGAAATCGTACCTCTTCAGCAAAAAATGGGGATCGGCGATGAACCTTTTATCGCCGAAAACGGGGCGGTCATTCAGTGGAAAAGTACCGGTTCCCCCACCGCAATCAAGGAATACGGCGATATTGGCTATGCCGTGCTGTGCCGGAGGCTTCTGTTGTTAAAACAGGAGTTTGGCTTCAAATTTACCGGATTTTCCGACGTTAGCCAGCAACAGGTTGCCGACTGGACGGGGCTGACGCCACACAATGCAGCCCTTGCCAAAAACCGTGAAGCCTCCGAGAGTATTATCTGGCGCGACAGCACTGAAAAGTTCGCGCTTTTTCATCAGCAGCTGGAAAAGCAGGGGCTAACGCTGGTAGAAGGCGGTCGCTTCTGGCACGTCATGCGAAGCGGTTGTGGTAAGGCCGAAGCGCTACATTTTCTGCTGCAGAATACGGTAAAAGGCACTCGCCCCATCACTATCGGACTCGGCGACGGTCCTAATGATGCTGCGATGCTCGACGCTGTCGACTATGCAGTGGTGATTAAAGGCTATAGTAAGCATCCCGTCGTCCTGCAACGCTATGATAAAAAACATATTTACCATACGGCGCACTTCGGTCCCCAAGGCTGGAGTGACGGGCTGGATCATTTTATCACTCACTAAGTTGTGATGTCCTTATTAGGGGAAGACGATGAGCGATTTCTATCAAAATGGCGTTATTACTAATTTTCATAATCTCACCGGACGCTCCGTAGAAGCGTTAGAGAAAGACCTTGTCCGCTTCTCACGCAAGCGCAAGATGGGATTAATCCTGCCGTCGCTGTTTTCAGAACTGGAAGGCCCTGCACTTAGCCATATCGTTGACGAATTGGCAAAAGTGCCCTACCTGGCTGAAATTGTCATCGGACTCGATCGTGCCGACCGCGAGCAGTTTTTGCATGCCCGCGAGTTTTTTTCGCGCCTGCCGCAGCGCCATCGTATTTTGTGGAATGATGGCCCGCGCCTGAAAGCGCTGGATGCCGAGCTTGACAAGGAGGGGTTATCTCCCGCCCAGCCGGGCAAGGGGCGTAACGTCTGGTTTTGTACCGGTTATACCCTCGCATCCGACAAATCGAACTGCGTGGCACTGCATGACTGCGATATCGTTACCTATGAACGTGGTATGCTGGCTCGCCTGCTTTACCCGCTGGCGAATCCGGGATTTCAGTATGAATTCTGCAAAGGCTTCTATGCACGCGTGGCGGACAATAAGCTAAACGGACGCGTAGGACGGCTGCTGGTCGGGCCATTGCTGCGTTCGTTGCAGCAGGTTTACGGCCGCTCCGACTATCTCGAATACTTATCGAGCTTCCGCTACCCGCTGTCCGGGGAGTTTGCCATGCGTCCCCATGTCCTTAACGGGATTAAGATCCCTGGCGACTGGGGTCTGGAGATCGGCGTGCTGTCGGAGATTTACCGTAACTACACCACGCGGCAAAGTTGCCAGGTGGAAATTGCCGACAATTATGACCATAAACACCAACCGCTGGCGGAAGAAGACGGTAACGGCGGGTTACTGCGCATGAGCAATGATATTGTCCAGTCACTGCTGCGCAAGATGGCGACCATGGGAGTCAATATCACCAGCGACTCGTTCCGCGTCCTCAAGGCCACCTATTATCGTAATGCCCTGGATATGATCGAAATTTACAACCATGACGCCACAATGAACGGGTTAGAATTCGATCAACATACCGAAGAAGCGGCGGTCGACATGTTCACTCAGGCGATTCTGGATGCCGGGCAGTCGTTTATCGAGCGGCCGAATGAAAAACCTTTCATTCCAAGCTGGAGCCGGGTGCAGTCGGCTTTCCCTGATATCCTGCAACGTATCTATCAGGCGGTGGAAGAGGATAACAACGGGGACGTCTGACGTACCACTGCTTCAGGTTATACCTCGCGGGTAAAACACTCGCGATGTCGCCTGAACGGATCAGCCTGATTTCAACATTGACACATTGAAACAGGACGCAACCGACAATGAGCGGCAAAATACGGGTATACTTTCGTTAGCCGAATCGGGCCCCCCGGCGAGCCGGGGTCAACGATCCCATTTTGTTAAGAGATTGTTTAACTGACTATGCCAGAACTCTACCGATATGACCTGCCGTCCAGAGCAGGTGACCAGCGCCAGCTGGGGCAATTGATCGGCGCGGCCTGCGCCGTTGAATGTGCCGAAATAGCAGACAGACATCACGGCCCGGTTTTGCTGATTGCCCATGATATGCAAAATGCACTGCGCCTGCAGGATGAAATTAAACAGTTCACCGACCAGCCGGTGATGGCGCTGGCCGACTGGGAAACCCTGCCCTTCGACGGCTTCTCGCCGCATCAGGAGATCATTTCCTCGCGGCTTTCCACCCTCTATCAGCTCCCGACGCTGGCATCCGGCATTTTGATCCTGCCGGTGAATACGCTGATGCAGCGCGTCTGCCCGCACAATTTCCTGCATGGTCACGCGCTGGTGATGCAGAAGGGGCAAAAACTGTCGCGTGACAAACTGCGATCCCAGCTGGAACAGGCTGGCTACCGCAGCGTCGATCAGGTGATGGAGCACGGCGAGTTCGCCACCCGTGGCGCATTACTGGATCTCTATCCGATGGGCAGCGAACGCCCCTACCGCATCGACTTTTTTGATGACGAAATTGATAGCCTGCGCCTGTTCGATGTCGACAGCCAGCGCACACAGGAAGAGGTGGCGGCAATCAACCTGCTGCCGGCCCACGAGTTCCCAACGGATGAAAACGCCATTGAGCTGTTCCGCAGCCAGTGGCGTGAACATTTTGACGTCCGCCGCGAGGCCGAGCATATCTATCAGCAGGTAAGTAAAGGCACGCTGCCTGCCGGGATTGAATACTGGCAGCCGCTGTTTTTTGAACAGCCGCTGCAGCCACTGTTCAGCTACCTGCCCGTCAATACCCTGCTGGTGATGTCCGGCGATGTGGAATCCAGCGCCGGGCGTTTCTGGCAGGACGTCAACGCGCGTTATGAAAACCGTCGTATCGACCCGATGCGCCCGCTATTGCCCCCCGCTTCGCTGTGGTTACGCAGCGATGAACTATTCAGTGAGCTGAAGCAGTGGCCGCGCATCCAGCTGAAAGCCGATCTGCTGACCGCGAAAAGCGGCAATACTAACCTCGATTATCGAGCGTTGCCGGATTTGGCGGTACAGCCTCAGGCCAAAACCCCGCTGGACGCACTGCGCCACTTTCTCGAATCCTTCAGCGGCCCGGTGGTGTTTTCGGTGGAAAGCGAAGGCCGCCGTGAAGCTTTACAGGAGCTGCTGGCACGCATCAAGCTGAAGCCAGCCGTCATCCACTCGCTGCCACAGGCTCGGGAACCGGGTCATTACCTGTTAATGGGTGCCAGTGAGCATGGTTTTATTGACGGATTGCGCAACCGCGCGCTGATCTGTGAAAGCGACCTGCTGGGCGAGCGCGTCAGCCGTCGTCGTCAGGACAGTCGCCGCACCATCAATCCGGACGTATTAATCCGTAACCTTGCCGAGCTGCATCCCGGTCAGCCGGTGGTACATCTGGAACATGGCGTCGGGCGTTATATCGGCATGACCACGCTGGAAACCGGCGGCATCAAGGCAGAATATCTGATGCTGTCCTATGCCGGGGACGCCAAACTCTACGTTCCCGTATCGTCACTGCATCTGATAAGCCGCTATGCCGGGGGCGCGGAAGAGAACGCTCCGCTGCATAAGCTGGGCAGTGACGCCTGGTCGCGCGCTCGCCAGAAGGCGGCGGAAAAAGTGCGCGATGTGGCAGCTGAATTGCTGGATATCTACGCCCAGCGTGCAGCGAAAACCGGCTTTGCTTTTAAACATGATAAACAGCAGTACCAGCTGTTCTGTGACAGTTTCCCGTTTGAAACCACCGTCGACCAGGCACAGGCGATCAATGCCGTGCTGAGCGATATGTGCCAGCCGCTGGCAATGGATCGCCTGGTATGCGGTGACGTAGGCTTTGGTAAAACCGAAGTCGCCATGCGCGCCGCATTTCTGGCGGTGGAAAACCACAAGCAGGTGGCGGTGCTGGTGCCAACTACCCTGCTGGCGCAGCAGCACTACGACAACTTCCGCGATCGCTTTGCCAACTGGCCGGTGCGTATTGAGATGATGTCACGCTTCCGTACCGCTAAAGAACAGGCACAGGTGCTGGCTGACGCGCAGGAA contains:
- the fliN gene encoding flagellar motor switch protein FliN, which gives rise to MSDSNNPSDGDISADDMWADAMSEQTQSPSGDGVFKSLDGGEHSAGLQDIDMIMDIPVKLTVELGRTKMTIKELLRLSQGSVVALDGLAGEPLDILINGYLIAQGEVVVVADKYGVRITDIITPTERMRRLSR
- the fliO gene encoding flagellar biosynthetic protein FliO, which gives rise to MNSSQQQPVTPQPAISTGSMLTQVSGVLTAIILLILAIAWLAKRFGFATKRNGSQQLNISASCQLGQRERVVIVDVDDARLVLGVTAQQVTHLHTLPPKPLEDVPEHTIAPADFRQILQSLRKNYGKKP
- the fliP gene encoding flagellar type III secretion system pore protein FliP (The bacterial flagellar biogenesis protein FliP forms a type III secretion system (T3SS)-type pore required for flagellar assembly.), with amino-acid sequence MKRLIPLLLPALLMLAPNVYAQLPGLVSQPTANGGQSWSLPVQTLVFITSLTFLPAILLMMTSFTRIIIVFGLLRNALGTPSAPPNQVLLGLSLFLTFFIMGPVFDKMYTDAYQPFSEDKISMQEAIDKGAQPLREFMLRQTREADLALFARLANTPPIAGPEAVPMRILLPAYVTSELKTAFQIGFTVFIPFLIIDLVVASVLMALGMMMVPPATIALPFKLMLFVLVDGWQLLVSSLAQSFYS
- the fliQ gene encoding flagellar biosynthesis protein FliQ, translated to MTPESVMVIGHDAMQVALALAAPLLLAALVSGLLISLLQAATQINEQTLSFIPKILAVVTTMIVAGPWMLNLLLDYMRNLFNNLPYMIG
- the fliR gene encoding flagellar biosynthetic protein FliR, producing the protein MILFDSSQLMFWISQLFWPLARVLALIMTAPLLSEKSISRKVKIGLGVMITWVLIPSLPPTNVTLFSVGGFWLLIQQILIGVAIGFTMQFAFAAVRTAGEVIGLQMGLSFATFFDPGSRLNMPVLARFLDMLAMLLFLSFNGHLWLISMVADSFQTLPIGGEPLNGNAFMALTKAANIIFLNGMRLALPLITLLLTLNLGLGLLNRVSPQLSVFAIGFPVTLSVGMIFIILMMPLLAPFCEHLFSEIFDLLATLLGNLSSR
- the rcsA gene encoding transcriptional regulator RcsA, which translates into the protein MPTIIMDSCNYTRLGLTEYMTVKGVKKKNISLIDDIAQLQNKCQQLKPGVVLINEDCFIHESDASERIRNIILQHPDTLFFIFMAISNIHFEEYLYVRNNLIITSKAIKISTLDSLLNDYFQKKSNLSVRHGSHSEVHPLTLSQTESNMLKMWMSGHDTIQISDKMQIKAKTVSSHKGNIKRKIKTHNKQVIYHVVRLTDNVTSGIYVNVR
- a CDS encoding YqaE/Pmp3 family membrane protein, which translates into the protein MDLLRIIIAILLPPLGVFMQVGFAGAFWLNILLTLCGYIPGIVHAVWVIARR
- a CDS encoding M15 family metallopeptidase is translated as MDRYHFSRISEQNLRGVHGDLVNVVRLALRLSQIDFRVIEGMRNTARQRQLVSSGKSQTLNSRHLTGHAVDLAPWVNHSIPWQDWEAFSLVAKAMKKAAAQLDIPLVWGGDWKTLKDGPHFELTREKHP
- a CDS encoding mannosyl-3-phosphoglycerate phosphatase-related protein: MPTLQDPLIIVTDLDGSLLDHHTYSWQPAEAWLKRLQAHQIPLVICSSKTAAEIVPLQQKMGIGDEPFIAENGAVIQWKSTGSPTAIKEYGDIGYAVLCRRLLLLKQEFGFKFTGFSDVSQQQVADWTGLTPHNAALAKNREASESIIWRDSTEKFALFHQQLEKQGLTLVEGGRFWHVMRSGCGKAEALHFLLQNTVKGTRPITIGLGDGPNDAAMLDAVDYAVVIKGYSKHPVVLQRYDKKHIYHTAHFGPQGWSDGLDHFITH
- a CDS encoding glycosyl transferase, which gives rise to MSDFYQNGVITNFHNLTGRSVEALEKDLVRFSRKRKMGLILPSLFSELEGPALSHIVDELAKVPYLAEIVIGLDRADREQFLHAREFFSRLPQRHRILWNDGPRLKALDAELDKEGLSPAQPGKGRNVWFCTGYTLASDKSNCVALHDCDIVTYERGMLARLLYPLANPGFQYEFCKGFYARVADNKLNGRVGRLLVGPLLRSLQQVYGRSDYLEYLSSFRYPLSGEFAMRPHVLNGIKIPGDWGLEIGVLSEIYRNYTTRQSCQVEIADNYDHKHQPLAEEDGNGGLLRMSNDIVQSLLRKMATMGVNITSDSFRVLKATYYRNALDMIEIYNHDATMNGLEFDQHTEEAAVDMFTQAILDAGQSFIERPNEKPFIPSWSRVQSAFPDILQRIYQAVEEDNNGDV
- the mfd gene encoding transcription-repair coupling factor, with the protein product MPELYRYDLPSRAGDQRQLGQLIGAACAVECAEIADRHHGPVLLIAHDMQNALRLQDEIKQFTDQPVMALADWETLPFDGFSPHQEIISSRLSTLYQLPTLASGILILPVNTLMQRVCPHNFLHGHALVMQKGQKLSRDKLRSQLEQAGYRSVDQVMEHGEFATRGALLDLYPMGSERPYRIDFFDDEIDSLRLFDVDSQRTQEEVAAINLLPAHEFPTDENAIELFRSQWREHFDVRREAEHIYQQVSKGTLPAGIEYWQPLFFEQPLQPLFSYLPVNTLLVMSGDVESSAGRFWQDVNARYENRRIDPMRPLLPPASLWLRSDELFSELKQWPRIQLKADLLTAKSGNTNLDYRALPDLAVQPQAKTPLDALRHFLESFSGPVVFSVESEGRREALQELLARIKLKPAVIHSLPQAREPGHYLLMGASEHGFIDGLRNRALICESDLLGERVSRRRQDSRRTINPDVLIRNLAELHPGQPVVHLEHGVGRYIGMTTLETGGIKAEYLMLSYAGDAKLYVPVSSLHLISRYAGGAEENAPLHKLGSDAWSRARQKAAEKVRDVAAELLDIYAQRAAKTGFAFKHDKQQYQLFCDSFPFETTVDQAQAINAVLSDMCQPLAMDRLVCGDVGFGKTEVAMRAAFLAVENHKQVAVLVPTTLLAQQHYDNFRDRFANWPVRIEMMSRFRTAKEQAQVLADAQEGKVDILIGTHKLLQNDIKWRDLGLLIVDEEHRFGVRHKERIKAMRADVDILTLTATPIPRTLNMAMSGMRDLSIIATPPARRLAVKTFVREYDEMAVREAILREVLRGGQVYYLYNDVENIEKATKRLTELVPEARVALGHGQMRERELERVMNDFHHQRFNVLVCTTIIETGIDIPTANTIIIERADRFGLAQLHQLRGRVGRSHHQAYAWLLTPHPKAMTTDAHKRLEAIASLEDLGAGFALATHDLEIRGAGELLGEGQSGQMETIGFSLYMELLENAVDALKEGREPSLEDLTNNQTDIELRMPSLLPDDFIPDVNTRLSFYKRIASAQHSNELDVLKVELIDRFGLLPDAARNLLGIAALRLAAKKLGVRRVEASEKGGFVEFAEKNKVDPAWLIGLLQREPQHWRLDGPTRIRFMRDLSERKVRIKWVSEFMNKMVDNASA